From the Candidatus Reconcilbacillus cellulovorans genome, one window contains:
- a CDS encoding inorganic diphosphatase, which translates to MSELVVEAFIEIPSGSQNKYEYDKERGVFFLDRVLYSPMHYPADYGSLKGTLALDGDPLDILVLTTFPTFPGCVIEARVVGALIMSDDKGQDEKLLGVPKNDPRWNHVRDLNDVPEHTLKEIAHFFQTYKDLENKRTVIEGWKDAAFARNLYEECVKRYEERRG; encoded by the coding sequence ATGTCCGAACTGGTCGTTGAGGCGTTTATCGAAATTCCGTCCGGAAGCCAGAACAAGTACGAATACGACAAGGAGCGCGGCGTCTTTTTTCTCGACCGGGTGCTCTACTCGCCGATGCATTATCCGGCAGACTACGGCAGTCTGAAAGGAACGCTCGCCCTTGACGGCGATCCGCTCGACATCCTCGTGCTGACGACGTTCCCGACGTTTCCGGGATGCGTGATCGAAGCGCGCGTCGTCGGCGCGCTGATCATGTCGGACGACAAGGGCCAGGACGAAAAGTTGCTCGGCGTCCCGAAAAACGATCCGCGCTGGAACCATGTCCGTGACTTGAACGACGTTCCCGAACATACGCTGAAAGAAATTGCTCATTTTTTCCAGACCTACAAAGACCTAGAAAACAAACGAACAGTCATCGAAGGTTGGAAAGACGCCGCGTTCGCGCGCAATCTCTACGAAGAATGCGTCAAACGTTATGAAGAACGCCGCGGATGA
- a CDS encoding c-type cytochrome biogenesis protein CcsB, giving the protein MDLTAVSSAFLFVAFLLYCLAFIGFAVAITGRRWSNRSPETHSRRWGWYSYGLAAVGFVSHAVFFGTRWAAAGHIPTSNMFEFMAFLAMMTAGAFLLLYAFYRAPVFGAFAMPVCVVLLAYASVFPKEIQPLIPALQSYWLYLHVTTAAAGEAFFAVGFAAALMYLVRTVDFRRTWPRRGVEFTLYLGLVIAAFAILVYTFRAAGYEAVFREGQPAADKQSTGSAVRTVTYTLPPIVAPADGELLSMDPFLGLSRPLFRAPSWMNGVQAGRKLNTVIWSLAGGAVLYGLLRTVARKPLGQAVAPLISGLDPEDLDEVSYRAIAIGYPIFSLGALVFAMIWAQEAWGRFWGWDPKETWAFITWLFYTAYLHLRLSWGWRGMRSAWLCVLGFLVVMFTLVGVNLVIAGLHSYAGV; this is encoded by the coding sequence ATGGACCTGACGGCGGTCAGCAGTGCGTTTCTGTTCGTCGCGTTCTTGCTTTATTGTTTGGCGTTCATCGGGTTCGCCGTCGCGATCACGGGGCGGCGATGGTCGAACCGTTCGCCCGAAACCCATTCCAGACGATGGGGGTGGTACAGCTACGGGCTTGCGGCCGTCGGCTTCGTGTCGCATGCGGTTTTTTTCGGAACGCGCTGGGCGGCGGCCGGACATATTCCGACCAGCAACATGTTTGAGTTTATGGCGTTTTTGGCCATGATGACGGCGGGGGCGTTTTTGCTTTTGTACGCGTTTTACCGGGCGCCGGTGTTCGGAGCGTTCGCGATGCCGGTCTGCGTCGTACTTCTGGCCTACGCCTCGGTTTTTCCGAAAGAGATTCAGCCCCTCATCCCGGCGTTGCAAAGCTACTGGCTGTACCTCCATGTGACGACGGCCGCCGCCGGGGAAGCGTTCTTTGCGGTGGGGTTTGCGGCGGCGCTCATGTATCTCGTGCGCACGGTCGATTTTCGTCGGACGTGGCCGCGCCGCGGCGTCGAATTCACGTTGTATCTGGGATTGGTCATCGCGGCGTTTGCGATTTTGGTTTATACGTTTCGCGCCGCGGGTTATGAGGCTGTTTTCCGCGAAGGGCAGCCGGCTGCGGACAAGCAGTCGACCGGTTCCGCGGTCCGGACGGTCACTTACACGTTGCCGCCGATCGTCGCGCCGGCAGACGGCGAACTTTTGTCGATGGATCCGTTTTTGGGGCTTTCGCGGCCGTTGTTTCGGGCGCCGTCCTGGATGAACGGCGTGCAGGCCGGCCGAAAGTTGAATACGGTGATCTGGTCGCTGGCGGGTGGTGCCGTTCTTTACGGCTTGTTGCGGACGGTGGCGCGCAAGCCGCTCGGCCAGGCGGTCGCGCCGCTCATTTCGGGGCTTGATCCCGAGGATCTCGATGAGGTCAGTTATCGCGCCATCGCCATCGGGTATCCGATCTTTTCGCTCGGCGCGCTGGTGTTCGCCATGATTTGGGCGCAAGAAGCCTGGGGAAGGTTTTGGGGCTGGGACCCGAAAGAAACGTGGGCGTTCATCACATGGCTGTTTTATACGGCTTATCTCCATTTGCGGCTGTCGTGGGGATGGCGTGGGATGCGGTCGGCCTGGCTGTGTGTTCTCGGTTTTCTGGTCGTCATGTTTACGCTGGTCGGTGTCAATCTCGTGATCGCCGGTCTGCATTCGTATGCCGGGGTTTGA
- a CDS encoding DNA-binding response regulator: MPGFEASDKRRFRALSEPVRILVADDEERIRRLLKMYLEKEGYRVDEAQDGPSTLRAALETDYHLIVLDLMMPGMDGIEVCQRLRQAKATPVIMLTARGEESSRVQGFEAGADDYVVKPFSPREIVYRVKAVLRRSTASTFAPQDRGGSTIMFPHLVIEYDARRVTACGQEVHLTPKEYELLHYLASSPDKVFSREELLRDVWHYEFFGDLRTVDTHVKRLREKLNRVCPEAAAMITTVWGVGYKLEVPK; this comes from the coding sequence ATGCCGGGGTTTGAGGCGTCGGACAAAAGGAGGTTTCGGGCGTTGAGCGAGCCGGTTCGGATTTTGGTGGCGGACGACGAGGAGCGAATCCGCCGTTTGCTCAAAATGTATCTGGAGAAAGAAGGATATCGCGTCGACGAGGCGCAAGACGGCCCGTCGACGCTTCGCGCCGCCTTGGAGACGGACTACCATCTCATCGTGCTCGATTTGATGATGCCGGGCATGGACGGCATCGAAGTCTGTCAGAGGCTTCGCCAGGCGAAGGCGACGCCCGTCATCATGCTGACAGCGCGCGGGGAGGAGTCGAGCCGAGTCCAGGGATTCGAAGCGGGAGCCGACGATTATGTCGTCAAACCGTTCAGTCCGCGGGAAATTGTCTACCGCGTCAAGGCTGTATTGCGCAGGTCGACGGCGTCGACGTTTGCGCCGCAGGATCGGGGCGGCAGTACGATCATGTTTCCGCATCTCGTCATCGAATATGATGCCCGTCGCGTCACCGCCTGCGGCCAGGAAGTGCATCTGACGCCGAAGGAATACGAACTCCTCCACTATTTGGCGTCGTCGCCCGACAAAGTTTTCTCGCGCGAAGAGCTGTTGCGCGACGTGTGGCATTATGAATTTTTCGGCGATTTGCGGACGGTCGACACCCACGTCAAACGGTTGCGGGAAAAATTGAACCGCGTCTGTCCAGAAGCCGCCGCGATGATCACGACGGTGTGGGGTGTCGGTTACAAGCTCGAGGTGCCGAAGTAA
- a CDS encoding phosphoglycerate dehydrogenase translates to MFKVLVSDPVSDHGIRQLVEAPDVQVDKKTGLSEDELVAIIGEYDALLVRSQTKVTKRVLEAGTRLKVVGRAGVGVDNIDLDAATSRGIIVINAPDGNTITTCEHTFAMMMALARHIPQAYAKTIAGQWDRKSFVGVELRNKTLGIIGVGRIGSEVAKRAKAFGMDVVGYDPYMTEERAEKLGIRLGTIDDILEQADFITVHTPLTPETRHMIGKPQFERMKRGVRIINCARGGIIDEEALLEAIERGIVAGAAVDVFEEEPPRPDHPFFRNPHIIVTPHLGASTIEAQENVAIDVSEQMLRALRNEPFKNAVNLPQVAPDVLKKLQPYFGLGERIGRFLGQVIQGAVHEIQIDYSGDLVEWDMNPLTRYIVKGALTPHLGDEVNIVNALYLAKTRDIAVSVRKSSASRGFTNLVRVSLRSNREERTAAGTLLSGYGERIVEIDGYPVDVAPEGHLLLVSHFDKPGIIGRLGTTLGANDVNIATMQVGRKTVGGPAIMVLAVDKPVPKDVLAEIARQPEIRSVREIDL, encoded by the coding sequence ATGTTCAAAGTGCTGGTATCCGACCCGGTCAGCGATCACGGCATCCGCCAGTTGGTCGAGGCGCCCGACGTCCAGGTCGACAAGAAAACCGGCCTGAGCGAGGACGAACTGGTCGCAATCATCGGGGAATACGACGCCCTGCTCGTGCGCAGCCAGACCAAGGTGACGAAGCGGGTGTTGGAGGCCGGCACGCGTCTGAAAGTCGTCGGCCGCGCGGGAGTCGGCGTCGACAACATCGACCTCGACGCCGCAACGTCGCGCGGCATTATCGTAATCAACGCGCCGGACGGCAACACGATCACCACGTGCGAGCATACGTTCGCGATGATGATGGCGCTGGCCCGTCACATTCCGCAGGCGTACGCCAAGACGATCGCCGGCCAATGGGATCGGAAGTCGTTCGTCGGCGTCGAACTGCGCAACAAAACGCTCGGCATCATCGGCGTCGGCCGGATCGGTTCGGAAGTCGCCAAGCGTGCGAAAGCGTTCGGCATGGACGTCGTCGGCTACGACCCGTACATGACGGAGGAACGCGCCGAAAAGCTCGGCATCCGGCTCGGCACGATCGACGACATTTTGGAACAGGCCGATTTCATCACTGTCCACACGCCGCTTACGCCGGAAACGCGGCATATGATCGGCAAACCCCAATTTGAACGCATGAAGCGCGGCGTACGCATCATCAACTGCGCGCGCGGCGGCATCATCGACGAAGAGGCGCTGCTAGAAGCGATCGAGCGCGGCATCGTGGCCGGCGCGGCCGTCGACGTCTTCGAGGAGGAGCCGCCGCGGCCCGATCATCCGTTTTTCCGCAACCCGCATATCATCGTCACGCCGCACCTCGGCGCCTCCACGATCGAGGCGCAAGAAAACGTCGCGATCGATGTATCCGAACAGATGCTGCGCGCGCTGCGCAACGAACCGTTCAAAAACGCCGTCAACCTGCCGCAGGTAGCGCCGGACGTTTTGAAAAAACTGCAGCCTTATTTCGGCCTCGGCGAACGGATCGGCCGCTTTCTCGGCCAGGTCATCCAGGGCGCCGTCCATGAAATCCAAATCGATTATTCAGGCGACCTCGTCGAATGGGACATGAACCCGCTGACGCGTTACATCGTCAAAGGAGCGTTAACCCCGCATCTTGGCGACGAGGTCAACATCGTCAACGCCCTATACCTGGCCAAAACGCGCGACATCGCGGTTTCGGTGCGCAAATCGTCGGCCAGTCGCGGCTTTACAAACCTGGTGCGCGTGTCGCTGCGTTCGAATCGGGAAGAACGGACGGCAGCGGGAACGCTTCTTTCGGGATACGGCGAACGGATCGTCGAAATCGACGGCTATCCCGTCGACGTAGCACCGGAAGGACATCTTCTTCTCGTCTCCCATTTCGACAAACCCGGCATCATCGGCCGCCTCGGCACGACGCTCGGCGCCAACGACGTCAACATCGCGACCATGCAGGTCGGACGCAAGACGGTCGGCGGCCCGGCGATCATGGTACTCGCGGTAGACAAGCCGGTGCCGAAAGACGTGCTGGCGGAAATCGCGCGTCAGCCGGAAATCCGGTCCGTTCGTGAAATCGACCTGTAA
- a CDS encoding glutamate dehydrogenase — protein MPTESSAFSADEGNLLAATQATIREALFRLGYSADMYELLKEPLRFLTVRIPVRMDDGGIRVFTGYRAQHNDAVGPTKGGVRFHPSVTADEVKALSIWMSLKCGIAELPYGGGKGGIVCDPRRMSAGELERLSRGYVRAISQIVGPTKDIPAPDVMTNAQIMAWMMDEYSRIREFDAPNFITGKPLVLGGSHGREWATARGVTIALELALAKKGIPLEESRVVIQGFGNAGSYLAKFLHDRGARVIGISDVYGALYDPGGLDVDDLLERRDSFGTVTKQFRNTITNAELLEKDCDILIPAAIENQITRENAPRIRAKVLVEAANGPTTAEATRILTERGVMIVPDVLASAGGVIVSYFEWVQNNQGYYWTEKEVEDRLRERMIRSFERVYEIHQERKVDMRLAAYMAGVRRMAEAARYRGWV, from the coding sequence ATGCCGACGGAATCCTCCGCGTTTTCTGCGGATGAGGGGAATCTGCTGGCCGCGACGCAGGCGACAATCCGGGAGGCGCTCTTTCGGCTCGGATATTCCGCCGACATGTACGAACTGCTGAAGGAGCCGCTCCGCTTCTTGACGGTGCGCATCCCCGTGCGGATGGACGACGGCGGGATCCGCGTTTTTACGGGGTATCGAGCCCAGCACAATGACGCAGTCGGCCCGACGAAAGGCGGCGTCCGCTTTCACCCTTCGGTGACGGCGGACGAGGTGAAGGCGCTGTCGATCTGGATGAGCCTCAAGTGCGGCATCGCCGAGTTGCCTTACGGCGGGGGCAAGGGCGGCATCGTCTGCGACCCGCGGCGCATGTCGGCAGGCGAATTGGAGCGGCTGAGCCGTGGCTACGTTCGGGCGATCAGCCAGATCGTCGGCCCGACCAAGGATATTCCGGCGCCGGACGTCATGACCAACGCGCAAATCATGGCGTGGATGATGGACGAATACAGCCGCATCCGCGAGTTCGACGCGCCGAACTTCATTACCGGCAAGCCGCTCGTACTGGGCGGTTCCCACGGGCGCGAATGGGCGACGGCGCGCGGCGTCACGATCGCACTGGAGCTCGCGTTGGCCAAAAAAGGCATTCCGCTCGAGGAGTCGCGCGTCGTTATTCAAGGATTCGGCAACGCAGGCAGTTATCTCGCCAAATTTTTGCACGACCGAGGCGCGAGAGTCATCGGCATTTCCGACGTGTACGGCGCGCTTTACGATCCCGGCGGACTGGACGTCGACGACCTGCTGGAACGGCGGGATTCGTTCGGCACGGTGACGAAACAGTTCCGCAACACGATTACAAACGCCGAACTGCTGGAAAAAGACTGCGACATTCTGATCCCCGCCGCCATCGAAAATCAGATCACGCGCGAGAACGCACCGCGCATTCGCGCAAAAGTCCTGGTCGAGGCGGCCAACGGCCCGACGACTGCCGAAGCGACCCGCATCCTCACCGAACGGGGCGTGATGATCGTTCCGGACGTTTTGGCCAGCGCCGGCGGCGTCATCGTGTCGTACTTCGAATGGGTCCAAAACAATCAGGGATACTATTGGACGGAGAAGGAAGTCGAGGATCGCCTACGGGAGCGGATGATCCGCAGTTTCGAGCGGGTTTACGAAATTCATCAGGAGCGCAAAGTCGACATGCGTCTGGCCGCCTATATGGCGGGCGTGCGGAGGATGGCCGAAGCGGCCCGTTACCGCGGCTGGGTCTAG
- a CDS encoding adaptor protein (enables recognition and targeting of proteins for proteolysis, involved in negative regulation of competence), which produces MKMERLNQDKIRIFLTFDDLMERGIRKEDMWREIPKVHELFSEMMEQAYNELGFDASGPLAVEVLVLPAQGMVVIVTRNRPQQEPQPADEEGFLEEDREQVYEMEVTLEETDTVTYAFRDFETLLEVVRCIRRLGIEGGSLHVYKGVYVFRMRPEEVPSDRYHAVIALLSEYGEATSVTAAVLDEYGKTILSERAVGELCERFGAVGG; this is translated from the coding sequence ATGAAGATGGAGCGTTTAAACCAGGACAAGATCCGGATTTTCTTGACGTTCGACGATCTGATGGAACGGGGAATCCGGAAGGAGGACATGTGGCGGGAAATCCCGAAAGTCCACGAACTGTTCAGCGAAATGATGGAACAGGCCTATAACGAGCTCGGTTTCGACGCTTCCGGCCCTCTGGCCGTCGAAGTGCTCGTGCTTCCGGCGCAGGGCATGGTCGTCATCGTCACGCGGAACCGTCCCCAGCAAGAACCGCAGCCGGCGGACGAGGAAGGCTTTCTGGAGGAAGACCGGGAACAAGTGTACGAGATGGAAGTGACGCTGGAAGAGACCGATACTGTCACGTATGCGTTCCGCGACTTCGAAACGTTGCTGGAGGTTGTCAGGTGCATTCGCAGACTGGGAATCGAAGGCGGTTCCCTTCATGTCTATAAAGGCGTCTACGTCTTCCGCATGCGCCCGGAGGAAGTTCCCTCGGACCGGTACCATGCCGTTATCGCGCTGCTCAGCGAGTACGGCGAGGCGACGTCGGTCACGGCCGCGGTTTTGGACGAATATGGAAAAACGATTCTTTCGGAACGCGCCGTGGGCGAGCTGTGCGAACGGTTCGGGGCGGTCGGCGGGTAG